From a region of the Nitrospira sp. genome:
- a CDS encoding type II toxin-antitoxin system RelE/ParE family toxin → MPKLSVVFHPAAIEEAWAAREWYAARSQSAAELFLAELDGGVEAISLAPERCPLFVHGTRRYLFHRFPFQLVYRIVNDSVQVVALAHGRRRPGYWKLR, encoded by the coding sequence ATGCCGAAGTTATCGGTTGTGTTTCATCCCGCCGCTATTGAGGAAGCTTGGGCGGCGCGGGAATGGTATGCGGCAAGAAGTCAGTCTGCTGCTGAATTGTTTCTGGCTGAGCTTGATGGAGGGGTTGAAGCAATCTCGCTCGCTCCTGAACGTTGCCCGCTATTCGTGCATGGAACTCGTCGTTATCTCTTTCATCGGTTTCCCTTCCAGTTGGTCTACCGGATCGTGAATGACTCCGTTCAGGTGGTGGCCCTTGCGCATGGCCGCCGCCGGCCAGGATATTGGAAGCTTCGCTAA
- a CDS encoding addiction module protein, translating into MGSEATKLLEAALKLPPEVRAAMAGSLLDSLDTAVDADAETDWEQEIARRLNDLDSPHPRLVSWIDARRKIFGL; encoded by the coding sequence ATGGGTTCTGAAGCGACGAAATTATTAGAAGCGGCACTTAAGCTTCCGCCAGAGGTTCGTGCGGCAATGGCTGGTTCCTTGTTGGACAGCCTAGACACGGCTGTTGATGCTGACGCCGAAACAGACTGGGAGCAGGAAATTGCTCGCCGCCTCAATGACCTAGATTCACCTCACCCCCGTCTCGTTTCCTGGATCGATGCCCGCCGAAAGATATTCGGGCTCTGA
- a CDS encoding DUF262 domain-containing protein: MREHSLDFDYGAKTIQDFVFLYQNNKLNLEPGFQRDSVWTLSDRKKLIDSLLQNYPIPSVFLYKQSENGKLRYDVIDGKQRLETVLMFQGAGHFRGHRFAAKLKIGSDETVEEWDWQKLQKRGHEHRLMGYKFQTVEITGDLADIINLFVRINSTGKRLTGAEKRHARFYKSDFLKQAARLAERKHDFFLGNRILSAGQISRMKHVELVCELMASSHAKGLINKKKALDGIIGGQAVDHRSLRRTVQETIRILNLTKKMFPEIRSTRFSNSVDFYSLFMLLWEMDQDNCILIESKRNRQAQKLLVWLSNGVGLVRQRQRKAEGGAPEQRLFADYLLTVQGDTDSLATRQRRSEILKKVFGGLFQKKDDQRGFTIEQRRLLWHSEERRRCPKCKVPLNWNNFTIDHIKPHALGGKSHLSNAALMCRECNSRKGKN, from the coding sequence ATGCGCGAGCATTCTCTTGATTTTGACTACGGCGCCAAAACAATCCAAGACTTTGTTTTCCTATACCAGAACAATAAGTTGAACCTTGAACCTGGATTTCAGCGGGATTCCGTGTGGACGCTATCGGACCGAAAGAAGCTGATTGATTCCTTGCTTCAGAACTACCCGATTCCTTCTGTGTTTCTCTATAAGCAGAGCGAGAACGGCAAACTCCGTTATGATGTAATCGATGGGAAGCAACGGCTCGAAACAGTTCTCATGTTTCAAGGAGCCGGACATTTTCGTGGTCATCGATTTGCCGCAAAACTCAAAATTGGCTCAGATGAAACTGTTGAAGAGTGGGATTGGCAGAAATTGCAAAAGCGTGGGCATGAGCACCGGCTCATGGGCTACAAGTTTCAGACTGTTGAGATTACCGGCGATCTCGCCGACATCATAAATCTATTTGTCCGCATCAACTCGACGGGAAAGCGACTCACTGGAGCAGAGAAGCGGCATGCCAGATTTTACAAAAGCGACTTTCTTAAGCAGGCGGCGCGCCTTGCCGAGAGAAAGCATGACTTTTTCTTAGGAAATCGAATTCTCTCCGCAGGGCAAATCAGCAGAATGAAGCATGTGGAGTTAGTTTGCGAACTGATGGCATCCAGTCATGCAAAAGGACTGATCAATAAGAAGAAGGCTCTTGACGGCATCATAGGCGGGCAAGCCGTCGACCACCGGTCACTACGGAGAACGGTTCAAGAGACAATCCGAATACTGAATCTCACGAAGAAGATGTTCCCAGAAATCAGATCTACCCGATTCTCGAACTCCGTAGACTTTTATTCTCTGTTCATGCTTTTGTGGGAAATGGATCAGGACAACTGTATCTTGATTGAAAGCAAGCGGAATAGACAAGCCCAGAAACTTCTCGTTTGGCTATCAAATGGAGTGGGGTTAGTAAGACAGCGACAACGTAAGGCGGAAGGGGGTGCCCCTGAGCAGAGACTCTTTGCAGACTACCTTTTGACAGTTCAAGGCGATACGGATAGCCTCGCAACAAGGCAGCGACGATCTGAAATTCTCAAAAAAGTCTTTGGTGGCCTTTTCCAGAAGAAAGATGATCAACGTGGCTTCACAATTGAGCAACGTAGGCTACTGTGGCACTCGGAGGAACGCAGGCGATGTCCGAAGTGCAAAGTGCCACTCAATTGGAATAATTTTACTATTGACCACATTAAGCCTCATGCGCTGGGTGGAAAATCGCATTTATCAAACGCCGCGCTGATGTGTCGGGAATGCAATTCGAGGAAGGGGAAAAACTGA
- a CDS encoding DUF3365 domain-containing protein produces the protein MNGKGFWLGLVLGAGAMGMLGQWGPAAAGRDDNPSTCIPAGAVAEYLHSVIQADRTFYTTDVVERMQMRGIAFAAENWRETSRLPLPAQYLLETGRLVAAGRSGLQYRLISNWAINAKNRPMTDFERAGLTEILVNPDQPYTAVTTEGGSPVFQALYADKAASQSCIGCHNAHPNSPKKDFKSQDVMGGILLTIPLPQ, from the coding sequence ATGAACGGGAAAGGTTTTTGGCTGGGACTAGTTCTGGGCGCGGGGGCGATGGGGATGCTCGGACAATGGGGGCCTGCCGCCGCGGGCAGGGATGATAATCCATCCACCTGTATCCCCGCCGGCGCGGTGGCCGAGTATCTGCATAGCGTCATCCAGGCGGATCGCACGTTTTACACGACCGATGTCGTTGAGCGGATGCAGATGCGCGGGATTGCCTTTGCCGCTGAAAACTGGCGAGAGACGTCCCGGCTTCCTCTTCCGGCCCAATATTTATTGGAAACCGGGCGGCTCGTGGCGGCGGGACGAAGCGGGTTGCAATACCGGTTGATCAGCAATTGGGCGATCAATGCCAAGAACCGACCGATGACCGACTTCGAACGAGCCGGCCTGACGGAAATTCTCGTGAATCCCGATCAGCCCTACACGGCTGTGACCACCGAGGGCGGGTCCCCTGTTTTTCAAGCTCTCTATGCAGACAAAGCCGCATCCCAATCTTGCATCGGCTGCCACAATGCTCATCCCAATAGCCCGAAGAAGGATTTCAAGTCGCAGGATGTGATGGGCGGGATTCTGCTCACGATTCCGCTGCCGCAGTAG
- a CDS encoding DUF3617 domain-containing protein, with protein sequence MKHTATTLGGFVFLLSLGLIPNPLVGMPSAARADALNAKPGAWEMTFTTQSSGMLVPPDVLAAMPPEQRAKVEQSMQARAGKPRTHSVKTCLTKEDLDQHRIIKESDDDEPGCHTTVLSKSAGKLVLERTCPPPHASTSRISVEAQNPESLVGSMDTDRPRAGKVHLDMKGRWIGASCAGIVE encoded by the coding sequence ATGAAGCACACCGCAACCACCCTTGGCGGGTTCGTGTTTCTGCTGAGCCTCGGGCTCATCCCGAATCCTCTCGTCGGCATGCCTTCCGCCGCCCGAGCCGACGCGTTGAATGCCAAGCCTGGAGCCTGGGAAATGACTTTTACCACCCAATCCAGCGGGATGCTGGTGCCACCGGACGTCTTGGCCGCCATGCCGCCCGAACAACGGGCCAAGGTCGAACAGTCGATGCAGGCGCGCGCCGGCAAACCAAGGACCCATTCCGTCAAGACGTGCCTCACAAAGGAGGACCTGGATCAACATCGCATCATCAAGGAAAGCGATGATGACGAACCGGGCTGTCATACCACCGTCTTGTCGAAGTCGGCCGGCAAACTGGTTCTCGAACGCACCTGTCCGCCACCACACGCTTCAACTTCCCGGATAAGCGTGGAAGCCCAGAATCCTGAGTCCCTGGTCGGCAGCATGGACACCGACCGTCCGCGAGCGGGCAAGGTCCATCTCGACATGAAAGGCCGCTGGATCGGAGCGAGTTGCGCCGGCATCGTGGAATGA
- the thiC gene encoding phosphomethylpyrimidine synthase ThiC, with protein sequence MTTAPFAASRKVHIEGSRPDVRVPMREISLTPTHSTNGNGDQPNQPITVYDTSGPYTDPAVTIDVRAGLPPLRRAWIESRQDTEELPQVTSQYGRQRASDPKLADLRFTHLRKPLRAKPGRNVSQMHYAKKGIITPEMEFIAIRENQSRARAKELMASNNGHGGGVSQHPGQAWGARIPNIITPEFVRDEVARGRAIIPNNINHPESEPMIIGRNFLVKINSNIGNSAVASSIEEEVEKMIWSIRWGADTVMDLSTGKNIHETREWIIRNSPVPIGTVPIYQALEKVNGKAEDLTWEIFRDTLIEQAEQGVDYFTIHAGVLLRYVPMTAKRMTGIVSRGGSIHAKWCLAHHQENFAYTHFEEICEIMKAYDVAFSLGDGLRPGSIADANDEAQFAELETLGELTKIAWNHDVQVMIEGPGHVPMHMIQENMEKQLKECQEAPFYTLGPLTTDIAPGYDHITSGIGAAMIGWYGCAMLCYVTPKEHLGLPTKEDVKVGVVTYKIAAHAADLAKGHPGAQVRDNAMSKARFEFRWEDQFNLALDPETARAYHDATLPDNAAKVAHFCSMCGPHFCSMKITQDVRDYAAKKQLEEQQAIQIGMREKSEEFKQAGSEIYL encoded by the coding sequence TTGACCACCGCTCCCTTTGCCGCTTCGCGCAAAGTGCATATCGAGGGCTCGCGTCCCGATGTCCGGGTGCCGATGCGTGAAATCAGCCTGACCCCGACGCACTCGACCAACGGCAATGGCGACCAACCCAATCAACCGATTACCGTCTACGATACCTCCGGCCCCTATACCGACCCGGCTGTCACCATCGACGTGCGCGCCGGCTTGCCGCCGTTGCGCCGGGCCTGGATCGAGTCCCGCCAGGATACGGAAGAACTCCCACAAGTCACGTCCCAGTACGGTCGCCAACGAGCGTCCGATCCGAAACTGGCCGACCTCCGGTTTACCCATCTCCGCAAACCGCTCCGAGCCAAGCCCGGACGGAATGTCAGTCAGATGCACTATGCCAAGAAGGGCATCATCACGCCGGAAATGGAGTTCATTGCGATCCGAGAAAACCAATCCCGCGCGCGCGCGAAGGAATTGATGGCGTCGAACAACGGGCATGGCGGGGGGGTCTCGCAGCATCCCGGCCAGGCCTGGGGCGCTCGAATCCCGAACATTATTACTCCCGAGTTTGTACGCGATGAAGTCGCCCGCGGCCGCGCGATTATTCCCAACAACATCAACCATCCGGAATCCGAGCCCATGATTATCGGCCGGAACTTCCTCGTGAAGATCAATTCCAACATCGGCAACTCGGCCGTCGCCTCCTCCATCGAGGAAGAGGTCGAGAAGATGATCTGGTCAATTCGCTGGGGCGCCGACACGGTGATGGACCTGTCCACCGGCAAGAATATCCATGAGACTCGCGAGTGGATCATCCGGAACTCCCCTGTGCCGATCGGCACCGTACCGATCTATCAGGCACTCGAAAAGGTCAACGGCAAGGCCGAAGACCTGACCTGGGAGATTTTCCGCGATACCCTGATCGAACAGGCCGAACAAGGGGTGGACTATTTCACCATCCATGCAGGCGTGCTGCTGCGCTACGTACCGATGACGGCGAAACGCATGACCGGCATCGTGTCGCGCGGCGGTTCCATTCACGCCAAATGGTGCCTCGCACACCATCAAGAGAACTTTGCTTACACGCACTTCGAAGAAATCTGCGAGATCATGAAAGCCTATGACGTCGCCTTCAGCCTCGGCGACGGCTTGCGGCCCGGCTCGATTGCCGACGCCAATGACGAGGCACAATTCGCCGAATTGGAAACGCTCGGCGAGCTGACCAAGATCGCGTGGAACCACGATGTGCAGGTCATGATCGAAGGCCCCGGCCATGTGCCGATGCATATGATTCAAGAGAACATGGAAAAGCAGCTCAAGGAATGCCAGGAAGCGCCCTTCTATACGCTCGGGCCACTAACGACCGATATCGCACCGGGATACGACCACATCACCTCCGGCATCGGCGCCGCGATGATCGGTTGGTACGGGTGCGCGATGCTGTGCTATGTGACGCCGAAGGAACATCTGGGCTTGCCGACCAAGGAAGACGTGAAGGTCGGCGTCGTGACCTACAAAATCGCCGCGCATGCGGCGGACTTGGCGAAGGGACATCCCGGCGCGCAAGTGCGCGACAATGCCATGTCGAAAGCGCGATTCGAGTTTCGCTGGGAAGACCAGTTCAATCTCGCGCTCGATCCGGAGACGGCCCGCGCGTATCACGACGCCACGCTGCCCGACAATGCGGCGAAGGTCGCCCATTTCTGCAGCATGTGCGGGCCGCATTTCTGCTCGATGAAAATCACGCAGGATGTCCGAGACTACGCGGCCAAGAAACAACTGGAAGAGCAGCAGGCCATTCAGATCGGCATGAGAGAAAAGTCAGAAGAGTTTAAACAGGCCGGCTCCGAAATTTACCTGTAA
- a CDS encoding thiazole biosynthesis protein gives MGKPKPAPLRERDITRQIAREYYKEFDQLIESDVIIVGAGPSGLICAHDLGRMGIKTLIVEQSLALGGGFWSGGYLMNKATICAPAHKILKEVGVPCKQIKECPGMYMVDPPHATGALIAAAYDAGAKIMNLTRVVDLILRREGVLEGVVVNSTTAEMAGHDIIHVDPIALESKLVVDATGHDAVVVNLLHKRGLYQQVPGNGAMWVSRSEEEVMDRTGEVSPNCFVIGLAVAAVFGTPRMGPAFGSMLLSGRYGAELIQKKLRHG, from the coding sequence ATGGGGAAGCCAAAACCGGCACCACTACGCGAGCGCGACATTACTCGCCAGATCGCGCGGGAATACTATAAAGAGTTCGATCAACTCATCGAAAGCGATGTCATCATCGTCGGCGCCGGTCCCTCCGGCCTGATCTGCGCCCATGATTTGGGCAGAATGGGCATCAAAACGCTCATCGTCGAACAGAGCCTTGCGCTGGGCGGAGGCTTTTGGTCCGGTGGATATCTCATGAACAAGGCGACCATCTGCGCCCCGGCCCACAAGATCCTGAAAGAAGTGGGCGTGCCCTGCAAGCAGATCAAGGAATGCCCCGGCATGTACATGGTAGATCCCCCGCATGCGACCGGCGCGCTGATCGCCGCCGCATACGATGCGGGCGCGAAGATCATGAACCTGACGCGCGTCGTCGATCTCATTCTGCGCCGCGAGGGTGTTCTCGAAGGCGTGGTCGTGAACAGCACCACCGCCGAAATGGCCGGCCATGACATCATCCATGTCGATCCGATCGCCCTGGAGAGCAAACTCGTGGTCGATGCCACCGGCCATGACGCGGTCGTAGTGAACCTCCTGCATAAACGGGGGCTCTACCAGCAAGTGCCGGGCAACGGGGCCATGTGGGTCTCGCGGTCGGAAGAAGAAGTCATGGACCGGACCGGAGAAGTCTCCCCGAATTGCTTTGTCATCGGCTTGGCCGTCGCGGCCGTATTCGGTACGCCACGGATGGGCCCGGCGTTCGGTTCGATGTTGCTTTCAGGCCGATACGGCGCCGAGTTGATTCAAAAAAAGCTGAGGCACGGGTAA
- a CDS encoding tetratricopeptide repeat protein produces MDVQDFLIQGDGSEEDKREAWQLFQQAYEQQMKGQLEEAVSLYKLSLATHQTAEAHTFLGWTYSFMGKLDEAIEECHRAIACDPHFGNPYNDIGAYLIEKGDLDEAIPWFHKAMQATRYESPAFPHLNLGRVYERQGKWGEAIDCYKQALVLNPDYALAKKALGRLISSLN; encoded by the coding sequence ATGGATGTACAAGATTTTCTCATACAGGGCGACGGCAGCGAGGAAGACAAGCGCGAAGCCTGGCAGCTGTTCCAGCAAGCCTATGAGCAGCAGATGAAGGGGCAGCTGGAGGAGGCCGTCAGTCTGTATAAACTGTCACTCGCGACACATCAGACTGCCGAGGCCCATACCTTCCTTGGTTGGACCTACAGCTTCATGGGCAAGCTGGACGAGGCGATCGAGGAATGTCACAGAGCCATTGCCTGCGATCCCCATTTCGGCAACCCGTACAACGATATCGGGGCCTACCTCATTGAAAAGGGCGATCTGGACGAGGCCATTCCCTGGTTCCACAAGGCCATGCAGGCTACACGGTACGAAAGTCCGGCCTTCCCCCACCTCAACCTCGGCCGTGTCTATGAACGACAAGGTAAGTGGGGCGAGGCAATCGACTGTTACAAACAAGCCCTCGTTCTCAATCCGGACTATGCCTTAGCCAAGAAAGCCTTAGGCCGCCTCATCAGTTCGCTCAACTAG
- a CDS encoding histidine kinase: MTNRTILVAVTDIFFYTKVRDALRPHGYTLERIRSQEDVADKLRSTTPLALIVNMNDLVIDPYKALEAVQVAAPMPPLPILAFANHEEVDTWRRAKELGVTKVVSRNEFSARTKDLVEELIHPQPSAQS; the protein is encoded by the coding sequence ATGACAAACCGGACAATTTTGGTGGCCGTCACCGATATCTTCTTTTACACCAAAGTGCGTGACGCCTTGCGCCCGCACGGCTACACGCTGGAACGGATTCGCTCCCAGGAGGACGTGGCGGACAAGCTTAGGTCGACCACACCACTAGCCTTGATCGTCAATATGAACGATCTGGTCATTGATCCGTACAAAGCGCTGGAGGCCGTTCAGGTCGCCGCTCCCATGCCCCCGCTTCCCATTCTGGCCTTCGCCAACCACGAAGAAGTGGACACGTGGCGGCGGGCCAAGGAACTCGGCGTCACCAAGGTGGTGTCACGAAACGAGTTTTCCGCCCGGACGAAGGACCTTGTCGAAGAACTGATTCATCCTCAGCCTTCCGCGCAATCGTAA
- a CDS encoding aminomethyltransferase family protein, with protein MKQSRLQAHHEQLGATFEESTGWSMPAHYGDAAAEYAAVRGAVGVADLSHRGRLRVTGDDRIKWLQSIISNDLLPLQPGQGRYSSFLTHKGKMLGYFRVFVLNDAVWIEDVGEVGEATFQALRKFLLYGTKAKMENCADTWSLLLVSGPKSAETVKAAFGTDVATLPLLHTTSLTIGGQPALVLRTEETGEQDLEILLPADAVVSAWEQLMAAGATFGIKAVGSQARELLRIEAGLPKAGPDLNEEIVPPEANLEGKAFSLSKGCYPGQEVVARMDTYGNVRRHLVGLRIQDVAVLPRGAKLFSGDREVGWISSAIFSPTRNAVLAFGFPLRDFSTPDTVLAVEVAGTRHPAIVHALPFYSRR; from the coding sequence ATGAAGCAATCACGACTCCAGGCTCACCACGAGCAGCTCGGCGCCACGTTCGAAGAATCCACCGGATGGTCGATGCCGGCTCACTATGGCGATGCAGCAGCAGAATACGCCGCCGTGCGGGGGGCCGTCGGAGTGGCCGACCTGTCGCACCGCGGTAGACTTCGCGTGACCGGCGACGATCGCATCAAGTGGCTCCAGAGCATCATCAGCAACGACCTTCTCCCGCTCCAACCTGGCCAGGGCCGCTATTCCAGTTTTCTCACCCACAAGGGAAAAATGCTGGGCTATTTCCGTGTGTTTGTCCTGAACGACGCGGTGTGGATCGAGGACGTAGGTGAAGTTGGTGAGGCCACTTTTCAGGCCTTGCGAAAATTTCTTCTCTACGGCACCAAAGCCAAGATGGAAAACTGCGCCGACACCTGGAGCCTGCTGCTGGTCAGCGGGCCGAAATCGGCCGAGACCGTCAAGGCCGCATTCGGCACGGATGTCGCCACCCTCCCCCTGTTGCACACAACCTCGCTGACCATCGGCGGCCAACCGGCGCTGGTCCTGCGCACCGAAGAAACCGGTGAACAGGACCTGGAGATTTTGCTGCCCGCGGATGCGGTGGTTTCTGCCTGGGAGCAACTGATGGCCGCCGGTGCCACGTTCGGCATCAAGGCAGTCGGTTCACAAGCGCGCGAACTCCTCAGAATCGAAGCGGGCCTGCCGAAAGCCGGCCCGGATCTCAATGAGGAGATCGTTCCACCGGAAGCCAATTTGGAAGGAAAAGCGTTTAGTCTCTCGAAGGGGTGCTACCCGGGGCAAGAGGTGGTGGCACGAATGGACACCTACGGCAACGTCCGCCGACACTTGGTGGGGCTTCGCATTCAGGATGTTGCAGTTCTGCCGAGAGGGGCAAAGCTGTTCAGCGGGGATCGGGAGGTCGGCTGGATCAGTAGCGCGATATTTTCACCGACGCGCAACGCGGTGCTGGCATTCGGATTTCCACTCCGCGACTTCTCGACACCTGATACCGTGCTCGCAGTGGAAGTGGCAGGGACGCGCCACCCGGCTATCGTCCATGCCCTTCCGTTCTACTCTCGTCGCTAG
- a CDS encoding nuclear transport factor 2 family protein: MVEQRIEEITRANLAFYAAFESLDMLQMDKVWAHLEYVTCIHPGWSLRSDWPAVRDSWVLIFNNTFSMKFELSDVQVQVAGDLGWVICTEHLTSRQDDQPVETRVLATNLFERIGDEWLMIHHHGSPVMG, from the coding sequence GTGGTCGAACAGCGTATCGAAGAAATCACACGTGCCAATCTCGCCTTCTATGCCGCCTTTGAAAGCCTGGATATGCTCCAGATGGACAAAGTGTGGGCACACCTCGAGTATGTGACCTGCATCCATCCAGGCTGGAGCCTCCGTAGCGACTGGCCGGCCGTTCGCGATTCGTGGGTCCTCATTTTCAACAACACCTTCTCCATGAAGTTTGAGCTGTCCGACGTGCAGGTCCAGGTGGCCGGGGATCTGGGGTGGGTGATCTGTACCGAGCACCTGACCAGTCGACAGGACGATCAGCCGGTCGAAACCCGCGTGCTTGCGACCAATCTGTTCGAGCGGATCGGCGATGAATGGCTGATGATTCATCATCACGGCAGCCCGGTGATGGGGTAG
- a CDS encoding sigma-54-dependent Fis family transcriptional regulator — protein MRVLLVEDHIDVRRLFEQVIEARGHEVTACEDGESAWVAYGQRAFELVLLDWELRGGGMDGLQLCRAIRSSPGGDRCVIVMITAHDTPDALRTALQAGVNDYLVKPVGVEFLKLRLTIAEQWVESVRRRFAAEDQAQALQSQLVDHGKFHDLIGRSPSMVVLYEEIQKIAAVDATVLIEGETGTGKELVARAIHLASRRASQTFLAVNCAGFTDSILGSQLFGHKKGAFTGAIDNQEGVFEAAQGGTLFLDEIGDISPAVQTSLLRVLQEREVTRLGESKPRKVDVRLVVATHHNLAEDVEKGTFRRDLLYRIKVARLRLAPLRERPSDVPLLVHAFLGQFRSVMEKSVLQVSPEALQVLTAYPWPGNVRELKSAVESALIHCKGTVVQVGDLPPEIRHPEPKATYVPLQREDERTRMVGALQQTGGNRSEAARLLGMSRRTFYRRLAEYDVAASEEAGQDWRP, from the coding sequence ATGCGCGTATTGCTGGTGGAAGATCACATCGACGTCCGACGGCTGTTTGAACAGGTGATCGAGGCGCGCGGGCATGAGGTGACTGCCTGCGAGGATGGGGAATCGGCCTGGGTGGCCTACGGCCAACGGGCCTTTGAGCTGGTCTTGCTCGACTGGGAGTTGCGTGGGGGCGGTATGGACGGGCTGCAACTCTGTCGTGCTATCAGATCCAGTCCTGGCGGCGATCGCTGTGTCATCGTCATGATCACGGCACATGATACGCCCGATGCCTTGCGCACCGCGCTTCAGGCGGGCGTCAACGATTATCTTGTGAAGCCTGTCGGCGTCGAGTTCCTGAAATTGCGGCTGACGATTGCGGAACAATGGGTCGAGAGTGTTCGACGGCGGTTTGCCGCAGAAGATCAGGCGCAGGCGCTCCAGTCGCAGTTGGTGGATCATGGAAAGTTCCATGACTTAATCGGCCGAAGTCCGTCCATGGTGGTGCTGTACGAGGAGATTCAGAAGATTGCGGCGGTGGATGCAACCGTCCTGATCGAAGGGGAAACCGGCACGGGGAAGGAATTGGTGGCCCGCGCGATTCATCTCGCCAGCCGCCGCGCCTCGCAGACCTTCTTGGCCGTCAATTGTGCCGGCTTTACCGACTCGATTTTGGGGAGTCAGCTCTTTGGACATAAGAAGGGAGCTTTCACCGGCGCCATCGATAACCAGGAGGGGGTCTTTGAGGCGGCGCAGGGGGGGACCCTCTTCCTGGACGAAATCGGCGATATTTCCCCTGCCGTCCAAACAAGTCTTCTGCGCGTCCTTCAGGAGCGGGAAGTGACGCGTTTGGGGGAATCGAAGCCGCGGAAGGTCGATGTGCGCCTGGTGGTGGCGACGCACCATAACCTGGCGGAAGATGTCGAGAAGGGGACCTTCCGGCGAGATCTCCTGTATCGCATCAAGGTGGCTCGACTCCGTTTGGCGCCGCTGCGGGAACGGCCCAGCGATGTTCCCTTGCTGGTCCATGCCTTTCTTGGGCAGTTTCGCTCGGTGATGGAAAAGTCTGTTCTCCAAGTCAGCCCGGAGGCGCTGCAGGTCCTCACTGCCTATCCATGGCCGGGTAATGTGCGCGAACTCAAGAGTGCGGTGGAATCGGCCCTCATCCACTGTAAAGGGACGGTGGTGCAGGTAGGGGATCTTCCACCGGAGATCAGGCATCCGGAGCCAAAGGCGACCTATGTTCCCCTCCAGCGCGAAGATGAGCGGACTCGCATGGTGGGGGCCCTTCAACAGACCGGCGGCAATCGTTCCGAGGCGGCTCGCTTGCTGGGAATGAGTCGTCGAACCTTCTATCGCCGCCTGGCCGAATACGATGTGGCCGCTTCGGAGGAAGCCGGTCAAGATTGGCGCCCATGA